CGACGTCGCCGCCAAAGTGGGCGTCACCCGCGAGACGGTGCGCTCCTGGGAGACGGGCCGTACGACACCGCGCGGCCGGAAGTTGGAAGCGTACGCAACGCTGCTGAGCGGGCCCGAGCTCGATGAGGCTCTGCCCGCCGAGGCGTCGGTGAGTGAAGTCGCGGCTGTCGCAGCCGAGGTGAGTGTCCGTCACGAGGACCCCGTCCTCGCTCTGGTGGGCGTCGGCGGGGGGCCCTCGTCCGCCCTGCCGGAGGAGGCACCGGCCCCGGCTCCGGTCCCGGACGACGTCCTCGAACCGTTGACGCCCGCTCAGGCCTTCGACGCCCTCTACGCGTTCTGCGCCCCGGCCCTCGTACGGCAGACCTATCTGCTCACCGGGCGGCGGGAGTTGGCGCGCGAGTCCGTGGAGCGGGCCTTCCAGCTGGCCTGGCACCGCTGGCCCGAGGTGGCCGTCGACCGGGACCCGGCGGGGTGGGTGCGGGCGACGGCGCACGAGTACGCGCTCTCCCCCTGGCACCGGCTGCGCCCGCGCCACCGGCACCCGGAGGCACCGCCCGCCGACGCCTCCGGGCGTGCCCTGCTCGACACGCTCCTCAAACTGCCGCCGCCGTACCGGCGCACTCTGCTCCTCTACGACGGCGTGGGGCTCGACCTGCCCGAGACCGCGGCCGAGACGGAGGCGAGCACGCCCGCGGCGGCGAACCGGCTGCTGTACGCG
Above is a genomic segment from Streptomyces sp. R21 containing:
- a CDS encoding helix-turn-helix domain-containing protein, coding for MTDSSATPLPSPKERRRLREAKSLTQADVAAKVGVTRETVRSWETGRTTPRGRKLEAYATLLSGPELDEALPAEASVSEVAAVAAEVSVRHEDPVLALVGVGGGPSSALPEEAPAPAPVPDDVLEPLTPAQAFDALYAFCAPALVRQTYLLTGRRELARESVERAFQLAWHRWPEVAVDRDPAGWVRATAHEYALSPWHRLRPRHRHPEAPPADASGRALLDTLLKLPPPYRRTLLLYDGVGLDLPETAAETEASTPAAANRLLYARQAVAARLPELAVPEELHHRLAELAATERLRAAKPRTVRTGSERRARQWTRAAIACTVLLIATTAVTLRDAPDHYEPPVAPGARVHGVPPRAAQGPLSQEELDLRTKLRSETAHGPEKLVPQTR